The Armatimonadota bacterium genome has a segment encoding these proteins:
- the murI gene encoding glutamate racemase gives MSAANPEMLGVFDSGVGGLSVLNSIAAAGVNLPTLYVADQANVPYGGRPLDQIRNYAAAICRALVRAGCTHIVMACNISSAVAYEIVRAEHRNLIVIGVIEPGAAAAARLETNRVAVLATKGTVESQAYRQAFHRIDPGIEVGELACPELVPLVEAGVTTGEEAVVAARMRMAQVQSYGARTVVLGCTHYPFLLPVLRAAAPEVRFVDPAEATAQLLRSYVSLNNGGPQHVRRLITTGSRHTLQKQAAAMMNGTDFTVAEAVWKGDELLLPVGLPT, from the coding sequence GTGAGCGCCGCCAATCCCGAAATGCTCGGCGTTTTCGACTCGGGTGTCGGCGGGCTTTCCGTGCTGAACAGCATCGCGGCGGCCGGCGTGAATCTGCCTACACTGTATGTTGCCGATCAGGCCAACGTGCCCTATGGCGGCCGGCCGCTCGACCAGATCCGCAATTACGCGGCGGCAATATGCCGCGCTCTTGTGCGGGCCGGCTGCACCCACATTGTTATGGCGTGCAACATCTCAAGCGCGGTGGCGTACGAAATCGTCCGCGCCGAACACCGCAACCTCATCGTTATCGGCGTCATTGAACCCGGCGCAGCGGCTGCAGCGCGATTGGAAACAAACCGGGTCGCGGTGCTGGCTACGAAGGGCACGGTGGAATCGCAGGCGTACCGACAGGCATTTCACCGAATCGATCCGGGCATTGAGGTCGGCGAGCTGGCTTGCCCCGAGCTTGTTCCTCTGGTAGAGGCCGGGGTCACCACAGGCGAAGAAGCCGTGGTTGCGGCGCGAATGCGGATGGCGCAGGTACAGTCCTACGGCGCCCGTACCGTGGTGCTGGGCTGTACCCACTATCCCTTCCTGCTGCCCGTGCTTCGCGCGGCAGCTCCCGAGGTGCGGTTCGTTGACCCGGCAGAAGCCACGGCGCAGTTGCTCCGCTCTTACGTTTCGCTCAACAACGGTGGCCCGCAACATGTGCGACGGTTGATAACCACCGGCTCGCGCCACACGCTGCAGAAGCAGGCAGCAGCCATGATGAATGGCACGGACTTCACGGTGGCGGAAGCTGTGTGGAAGGGCGACGAACTGCTGCTTCCGGTGGGATTGCCGACCTGA
- the pepV gene encoding dipeptidase PepV, protein MLKPPSDESTARLYAWIDDHTDEMVASLQGVLRIPSLEAAAEAGAPFGAEVKRALAFTLAHAAELGFRTKDVDGFAGHAEFGEGDEMVAAVGHLDVVPEGDGWKHAPYGATIEDGYIYARGSSDDKGPTWAALYGACALLNSGLPLRRRVRVIFGCNEESGFQCVHHYWEVAREERPVFAFTPDAGFPLVYAEKGIANIVLHYASQPAECDLCVTSLSGGRRPNMVPDSADAVLAGSAEAVASAAAALDALGAEGVTSTVEHAELKVHAVGKSAHGSRPMDGVNAVIRLADALLHLALPADEKWLRFLVDASGPDGTGLGIAGSDEVAGELTSNLGIFEFTRQNGALATWNIRYPVTWSIQRVSSAAMAAGATAGWNLHQVHDQPPLYVPLDKEPVSTLLRVYREATGDEESQPRTMGGGTYARATPNAVAYGAGFPGGSDGPAHEPDERIAISTVVDAAKVFAVALYELAR, encoded by the coding sequence ATGCTGAAGCCCCCTTCGGACGAGTCCACAGCCCGTCTCTATGCCTGGATTGACGACCATACCGATGAAATGGTCGCATCGCTTCAGGGCGTACTCCGCATTCCGAGCCTGGAAGCTGCGGCCGAGGCGGGCGCGCCATTTGGCGCCGAGGTAAAGCGCGCACTCGCGTTCACGCTTGCGCACGCCGCCGAACTTGGTTTCCGCACGAAAGACGTGGATGGTTTCGCCGGCCATGCCGAATTCGGTGAAGGTGATGAGATGGTTGCGGCTGTTGGCCATCTGGATGTGGTACCGGAGGGCGATGGCTGGAAGCATGCTCCCTACGGCGCCACGATAGAGGATGGTTACATCTATGCCCGCGGTTCATCCGATGACAAAGGGCCAACCTGGGCAGCGCTCTACGGCGCTTGCGCACTGTTGAACTCCGGGCTTCCGCTGCGCCGGCGCGTGCGCGTTATCTTTGGGTGTAACGAGGAGAGTGGCTTCCAGTGCGTGCACCACTACTGGGAGGTAGCGCGTGAGGAGCGGCCGGTATTTGCGTTCACGCCCGATGCCGGGTTCCCTCTCGTCTATGCCGAAAAGGGTATCGCGAACATCGTGCTCCACTACGCTTCACAACCGGCGGAATGCGATCTGTGTGTCACGAGCTTGAGTGGCGGCCGCCGACCCAATATGGTGCCGGATAGTGCCGATGCAGTGCTTGCCGGATCTGCCGAGGCGGTAGCATCTGCCGCCGCCGCGCTCGACGCGCTTGGCGCCGAGGGAGTGACCAGCACCGTTGAGCATGCTGAACTGAAGGTACACGCCGTTGGCAAATCGGCCCACGGCAGCCGCCCGATGGATGGCGTCAACGCCGTAATCCGGCTCGCCGATGCCCTGCTTCACCTCGCACTACCGGCCGATGAGAAGTGGCTGCGGTTTCTTGTGGATGCATCCGGTCCGGATGGCACCGGACTGGGCATAGCGGGCTCAGACGAAGTGGCCGGCGAGCTGACCAGCAACCTTGGCATTTTCGAGTTTACTCGCCAGAACGGTGCGCTGGCCACATGGAACATCCGATATCCGGTTACCTGGAGCATCCAGCGCGTCAGCAGCGCCGCCATGGCTGCGGGTGCGACCGCTGGGTGGAACCTGCACCAGGTCCACGACCAGCCGCCGCTCTATGTACCACTCGACAAAGAGCCCGTGAGCACACTGCTTCGGGTTTACCGTGAGGCCACCGGCGATGAGGAGAGCCAGCCGCGCACTATGGGCGGGGGCACGTACGCGCGGGCGACGCCAAACGCCGTGGCATACGGCGCCGGCTTCCCGGGTGGCTCCGATGGACCCGCTCATGAGCCCGACGAGCGTATCGCTATCAGCACCGTCGTGGATGCCGCCAAGGTCTTTGCCGTGGCGCTCTACGAACTTGCGCGATAG
- a CDS encoding N-acetylmuramoyl-L-alanine amidase yields MPVVPAEAHERRKRWVLARAAVFGASVLAAAFLSVASLPAAGLANLHPVRLRILGSDFVSSVAPLSDGTDIWVPLKVFPELGMQAVVAPAGDVVSVVRTSTGQHADIALTAIDGRKMVALGDVARAFSAVVINGDDPPKGVSGAQRGVVYFLARVTGVQYKPTGVTVTTSLPTPYRTRFLAGRQPRAYIDVMGAWANEEGARSVEPGVSIHTGQFEVETARVVLDVRPGMSITDSDNARNSSNTVGVAIETAANSPQVAVGQKQPSVQVRTPIAAARADSTSASAGGVGLNVFGDDLNHTTGTAGPRARAVAHTAPAHWSPIAAAPIRHSTQLAYRGGKVVRGGFPVSITGIGVDDVAGATRLVIRTSGKVRPTVQYQPDGSGLAIHIPNAVAATSISPGSPSGIISALRVVPDGDPATGTRIDVTTTRVAGFTVDESRGAIVLNLRTPRHSGGTLQGKLIVVDPGHGGTSTGATGHDGRGVVYEKNIALAIALRLRDALEAQGANVLMTRDADVNVDLYERPRMADAAHADFFVSIHNDSNGTPNSASGTSTYYHLSDPSSHALAECVQRDVSAVTGLPSRGALSDGIMYAHGFAVLRMSTMPAILVEVAYINNQRDLAHLENSDFQENVAQAICQGLSDYVAGVGGRTANPQDQQTIQPTDTPPPLPGDGGSQDGH; encoded by the coding sequence ATGCCCGTAGTGCCGGCAGAGGCGCACGAACGGCGCAAGCGGTGGGTGCTCGCCAGAGCAGCCGTTTTTGGCGCTTCGGTACTGGCAGCCGCGTTTCTTTCGGTCGCTTCTTTGCCCGCGGCCGGTCTGGCAAATCTGCATCCTGTGAGGCTGCGGATTCTCGGGTCCGATTTTGTTTCGTCTGTTGCCCCATTGTCCGATGGAACCGATATCTGGGTTCCACTTAAGGTTTTTCCGGAGCTCGGCATGCAGGCGGTAGTGGCGCCGGCTGGTGACGTTGTCTCGGTTGTACGCACGAGCACGGGCCAGCACGCGGATATCGCGCTTACCGCCATTGATGGCCGCAAAATGGTCGCGTTGGGCGATGTTGCGCGCGCATTCTCGGCCGTGGTCATCAATGGCGATGATCCGCCGAAAGGCGTCAGCGGCGCCCAGCGAGGTGTTGTCTATTTCCTTGCCCGAGTTACGGGCGTGCAGTACAAGCCCACCGGCGTCACGGTCACAACATCACTTCCAACGCCATATAGAACGCGCTTTCTTGCCGGCAGGCAACCGCGGGCCTATATCGACGTTATGGGCGCCTGGGCAAACGAAGAAGGCGCAAGATCGGTTGAGCCCGGTGTCAGCATCCATACCGGCCAGTTTGAGGTGGAAACAGCGCGTGTCGTGCTGGACGTGCGGCCGGGCATGTCGATTACCGATTCCGATAATGCTCGAAACAGCAGCAATACCGTGGGTGTAGCGATTGAAACTGCGGCCAACAGTCCACAGGTGGCAGTCGGTCAAAAGCAGCCCTCGGTGCAAGTTCGCACTCCCATCGCTGCTGCACGTGCCGACAGCACCTCCGCCTCCGCCGGTGGGGTGGGCCTCAACGTCTTCGGGGATGATCTCAATCATACGACCGGCACTGCGGGACCGCGAGCCAGGGCAGTAGCCCACACTGCGCCGGCTCATTGGTCACCAATCGCCGCGGCGCCGATCCGCCATAGTACACAGCTTGCTTATCGCGGCGGCAAGGTCGTCCGTGGCGGATTCCCAGTCTCGATCACCGGCATCGGCGTCGACGACGTGGCCGGCGCCACGCGCCTGGTCATACGGACCAGTGGCAAAGTGCGTCCCACCGTACAGTACCAGCCTGACGGATCGGGACTTGCCATCCACATTCCAAATGCCGTAGCAGCCACATCGATCTCGCCGGGTTCGCCGTCCGGGATCATCTCAGCTCTGCGGGTTGTGCCCGACGGTGACCCGGCCACCGGTACCCGGATCGATGTGACAACTACCCGCGTCGCTGGCTTCACCGTTGACGAATCGCGCGGCGCTATCGTGCTCAATCTCCGGACACCGCGCCATTCCGGCGGAACGCTTCAGGGCAAGTTGATTGTTGTTGATCCCGGGCATGGCGGTACCTCCACGGGTGCTACCGGCCATGACGGGCGCGGCGTGGTGTACGAAAAGAACATCGCTCTCGCGATCGCCCTGCGGCTGCGCGATGCGCTTGAAGCCCAGGGCGCCAACGTCCTGATGACGCGCGATGCCGACGTGAATGTAGACTTGTACGAACGGCCCCGCATGGCCGATGCAGCGCACGCCGATTTCTTTGTGAGCATCCACAACGATTCTAACGGCACGCCAAACTCTGCAAGTGGCACCAGCACCTACTACCACCTTAGCGATCCCAGCAGCCACGCACTGGCCGAGTGCGTTCAGCGCGATGTCTCGGCTGTGACAGGCCTACCAAGTCGCGGCGCGCTTTCGGATGGCATAATGTATGCTCACGGATTCGCCGTGCTGCGTATGAGCACCATGCCCGCCATACTTGTTGAGGTAGCCTACATCAACAATCAGCGCGATCTTGCACATTTGGAGAACAGTGATTTTCAGGAGAACGTGGCGCAGGCTATCTGTCAGGGCCTGTCCGACTATGTTGCCGGCGTCGGCGGTCGGACAGCAAACCCGCAAGATCAGCAAACCATCCAGCCTACCGATACACCGCCGCCGCTGCCGGGCGACGGTGGTTCACAGGATGGTCATTAA
- a CDS encoding phytanoyl-CoA dioxygenase family protein has translation MATDEQVSVLPDLSDAYPLDAGSVEHYRTEGHVLLRGVASPLEVAAYRPAIAAAVAAYNRETRPMEERDTYHKAFIQITNLWQRDQTVARFVLATRFAEIAARLMGVDGVRLYHDQALFKEAHGGLTPWHQDQFYWPLDTSDTVTMWMPLVDVPVEMGALTFASRSQQGGFLGHIGISDESQEEFDQYVAGKGYTPTCSAMQAGDATFHSGWTLHSAPGNSTDQVREVMTVIYFADGTRVMADPGNENRLVDLAAWLPGVAPGEPAISPLNPLLYRASS, from the coding sequence ATGGCTACAGACGAGCAGGTATCCGTTCTCCCGGACTTGAGCGACGCCTATCCACTGGATGCCGGCTCTGTGGAGCATTACCGCACTGAGGGCCACGTGCTGCTGCGTGGCGTGGCATCGCCGCTGGAGGTTGCGGCATACCGCCCCGCGATCGCTGCCGCGGTAGCCGCGTACAATCGTGAGACGCGTCCGATGGAGGAACGTGACACCTACCACAAGGCGTTTATCCAGATCACAAACCTATGGCAGCGCGACCAGACAGTGGCTCGCTTCGTGCTGGCGACGCGTTTTGCCGAGATTGCCGCCAGACTGATGGGCGTGGATGGCGTGCGACTATACCATGACCAGGCGCTGTTCAAGGAGGCCCACGGTGGTTTGACGCCGTGGCATCAGGACCAGTTCTATTGGCCTTTGGATACCAGCGACACCGTCACCATGTGGATGCCACTTGTAGATGTACCCGTAGAGATGGGCGCACTCACGTTTGCAAGCCGCTCGCAACAAGGCGGCTTCCTCGGTCATATCGGCATCTCCGACGAGTCACAGGAGGAGTTTGACCAGTACGTTGCCGGGAAAGGCTACACGCCCACGTGCAGCGCGATGCAAGCCGGTGACGCCACATTCCACTCCGGCTGGACGCTTCACTCCGCACCGGGCAATAGTACCGACCAGGTGCGCGAGGTCATGACGGTGATCTACTTCGCGGATGGGACTCGCGTTATGGCGGACCCAGGCAACGAGAACAGACTGGTTGACCTTGCCGCCTGGCTGCCTGGCGTTGCCCCCGGTGAACCAGCGATCAGCCCGCTGAACCCATTGCTCTATCGCGCAAGTTCGTAG
- the rph gene encoding ribonuclease PH, producing the protein MARHLVPHRIAPVGPDSGRFFKEFTAVTRPDGRKASQLRPVSLTTGFMPNAEGSCLVGMGNTQVICTASVDDKVPPFLKGMNKGWVTAEYAMLPRSTNTRSPRENRSGPGGRSVEIQRLIGRSLRAVTRMDLLGERTVVLDCDVLQADGGTRTAAITGAWVALHMAFGRMLAAGVLATMPLEAMVSAVSVGVVGGAELLDLCYLEDSSADVDMNVVLTDAGAYIEVQGTAERTPYSREQLNRLLDLAATGAAELFERQRAAVAAA; encoded by the coding sequence ATGGCTCGGCACCTTGTCCCGCACCGCATTGCGCCGGTCGGACCCGATTCCGGGCGTTTCTTCAAGGAGTTTACTGCCGTGACCCGACCCGATGGGCGCAAAGCCAGCCAGCTTCGACCGGTTTCCTTGACAACCGGCTTCATGCCGAACGCCGAAGGGTCCTGCCTTGTTGGTATGGGCAACACCCAGGTCATTTGTACCGCCTCCGTAGATGACAAAGTCCCGCCGTTCTTGAAAGGCATGAACAAGGGCTGGGTGACGGCCGAGTATGCGATGCTGCCGCGCTCCACCAACACGCGTTCTCCGCGCGAAAACCGCAGTGGGCCGGGCGGACGGTCCGTTGAGATACAGCGCCTCATCGGGCGCAGCTTGCGCGCTGTTACGCGTATGGATCTGCTGGGTGAGCGGACGGTTGTGCTCGATTGCGACGTCCTTCAGGCCGATGGTGGTACCCGCACCGCCGCGATTACCGGGGCCTGGGTGGCGCTGCACATGGCTTTTGGCAGGATGCTTGCCGCCGGCGTTCTCGCCACGATGCCGCTGGAAGCGATGGTGTCGGCCGTAAGTGTTGGGGTGGTCGGCGGCGCAGAACTGCTGGATCTCTGCTATCTTGAAGACTCGTCTGCCGATGTTGACATGAACGTGGTGCTAACCGACGCCGGAGCATATATCGAGGTCCAGGGCACGGCCGAGCGGACTCCCTACAGTCGCGAGCAGTTGAACCGCTTGCTCGACCTGGCCGCGACCGGCGCGGCCGAACTGTTTGAGCGTCAGCGCGCGGCAGTCGCCGCCGCATGA
- the rdgB gene encoding RdgB/HAM1 family non-canonical purine NTP pyrophosphatase, whose translation MSGARRVWILASANRQKAAEILAILRATDLPIDWRTLADYPSLPPIDETADTFEANAVLKAETARSLVGLPAIADDGGLSVDALNGAPGVHSHRYLGEATPMPAKIAEILRLMEGRPEAERSCRFTCVVAIAVPGRNTVCCAGHLAGTIATEPRGVNGFGFDPIFQLPDGRCMAELAPAEKNRISHRSNALRATAEILSKIVQDSDAGVRQQ comes from the coding sequence ATGAGCGGCGCTCGGCGGGTCTGGATCCTTGCGAGTGCGAACCGGCAAAAGGCTGCTGAGATCCTGGCGATTCTGCGGGCCACCGATCTGCCCATTGACTGGCGGACTCTAGCTGACTATCCCTCCCTGCCGCCCATAGATGAGACCGCAGACACGTTTGAGGCGAACGCAGTACTCAAAGCCGAAACGGCCCGCTCACTGGTGGGCCTGCCGGCGATAGCCGACGATGGCGGGTTGAGTGTAGACGCGCTCAACGGCGCTCCCGGTGTGCATTCGCACCGATACCTCGGTGAAGCAACGCCTATGCCGGCAAAGATCGCCGAAATCTTGCGGCTGATGGAGGGCCGGCCCGAAGCCGAACGGAGCTGCCGCTTTACTTGCGTGGTCGCCATTGCGGTGCCCGGTCGCAATACCGTGTGCTGCGCCGGCCACCTCGCCGGCACCATCGCCACCGAACCGCGCGGTGTGAATGGCTTTGGCTTCGACCCGATCTTCCAACTTCCAGATGGTCGGTGCATGGCCGAGCTGGCGCCGGCGGAGAAGAATCGGATCAGCCACCGGAGCAACGCACTTCGCGCAACCGCGGAGATCCTCAGCAAGATCGTTCAGGATAGTGATGCCGGCGTCCGTCAGCAATAG
- a CDS encoding YihY/virulence factor BrkB family protein translates to MPASVSNSEPLLADLRLTVQFVAAWNRRHYSLMAAACAYSALLAVVPALVVSMSVVGFVVHASSARTSAVLHAVQAYIPVRAPWLRSVLASTAHNRATIGIIGLLSLAYTVARCFLAVEAALNTASDSAPVRTWIHRRLVALECATAAIIMLSGDVFLTGLIPHLHLHAHSAGWRHIAAVMLVVATVGLTALEFAFFYSRLLEPGHTMRSLLSGGAIASLTFQTTKIGFAVLLLHLNSYDAVYGTAAGLIIVVVWAWYSMAIFLGGAELVRLHTVRRGVNLPGARVAGSAEVL, encoded by the coding sequence ATGCCGGCGTCCGTCAGCAATAGCGAGCCGCTTCTTGCCGACCTGCGCCTTACGGTGCAGTTTGTAGCCGCATGGAACAGGCGGCACTACAGCCTGATGGCCGCCGCCTGCGCGTATAGCGCCCTGTTGGCCGTGGTGCCGGCACTTGTCGTCTCCATGTCTGTCGTGGGGTTCGTGGTGCACGCTTCGTCCGCCCGCACGTCGGCCGTGCTCCATGCAGTGCAGGCGTACATACCGGTACGCGCGCCGTGGCTGCGCAGCGTACTTGCCAGCACAGCGCACAATCGCGCCACTATCGGGATTATCGGCCTGCTCAGCCTTGCGTATACCGTTGCCCGCTGTTTCCTGGCGGTCGAAGCGGCGCTCAATACGGCCTCCGACTCTGCGCCGGTACGGACCTGGATTCATCGCCGGCTGGTGGCGCTGGAGTGCGCTACCGCCGCCATCATCATGTTGAGTGGCGACGTGTTTCTCACCGGCCTTATTCCGCACCTGCACCTCCACGCGCACTCCGCCGGCTGGAGACACATTGCGGCTGTTATGCTCGTCGTCGCCACTGTTGGGCTTACAGCGCTTGAGTTCGCCTTTTTCTACAGCCGGCTGCTTGAGCCTGGTCATACCATGCGCAGCCTGTTATCCGGAGGGGCTATAGCCTCACTAACGTTTCAGACGACCAAGATCGGATTTGCCGTCCTTTTGCTGCATCTCAACAGTTACGACGCTGTATATGGCACGGCAGCCGGCCTGATTATCGTGGTGGTTTGGGCGTGGTACAGTATGGCGATATTTCTGGGTGGGGCAGAGTTGGTTCGGCTGCATACGGTGCGGCGTGGAGTCAACCTGCCCGGAGCGCGCGTGGCCGGCAGCGCGGAGGTGTTATGA
- a CDS encoding GerMN domain-containing protein yields MTPTVAAPASKSPTLRGPSSAQAALQAVSRLLQADAASANPHFPTGTRVERVRVHRGIATIQFNRAFAHLADMGESNESLVQHALQVALSNTPGVSSMRVRVGDGPFRSDVTDWDTPFPVRGVADDESSDSRSGHNQ; encoded by the coding sequence TTGACGCCCACCGTCGCTGCGCCGGCTTCCAAGTCCCCTACGCTGCGGGGCCCAAGCAGCGCTCAAGCAGCGCTCCAGGCGGTATCGCGCCTGCTTCAGGCCGACGCTGCCTCGGCTAATCCGCACTTTCCCACCGGCACGCGCGTTGAGCGTGTGCGGGTTCACCGCGGGATTGCGACCATACAGTTCAATCGCGCGTTCGCGCATCTTGCGGATATGGGCGAATCGAACGAGTCATTGGTTCAACACGCGCTGCAGGTAGCGCTCTCCAATACGCCGGGAGTCTCTTCGATGCGGGTCCGCGTCGGCGACGGCCCGTTTCGGAGTGACGTTACCGATTGGGATACGCCATTTCCGGTCCGCGGAGTCGCCGACGATGAGTCGTCTGACTCGCGATCCGGCCACAACCAGTGA